A single genomic interval of Haloterrigena salifodinae harbors:
- a CDS encoding aconitate hydratase, whose translation MGQTLTEKILDDHLVEGELETGEEIGIEIDQVLTQDTTGTMVWLQFEAMGLDEVQTEIAAQYCDHQTYQFDFKNTDDHRFLRSAAGTYGAYFSRPGNGICHNVHRENFAAPGKTLLGSDSHTPTPGGLGELAIGSGGIDVTVAMGGAPYYIEMPEVVNVRLEGELPEWATAKDVILELLRRLSVKGGVGKILEYTGPGVETLTAPERMTITNMGTELGATTSIFPTDEQTEDYLQRVGRGDEYEELQPDDDAEYDDEIVVDLSDLEPLIAQPSMPDKVVPVSEVEGESVEQVIVGSCTNGGYEDILPVAKMLEGRETSMETETIVAPGSKQASEMLAREGWVAEMMAAGVNFSEATCGACIGIGHVPSSDSVSLRTFNRNFEGRSGIEDDNVYLCSPEVAAAASLKGEIVDPRNLADELGDLEAPGVELPDEYDGSKTDLISPNEAVDDELIKGPNIGDVPLKDQLDSDIAGEALLKMEDNITTDHIIPATQDILMYRSNIDKLSEFTLSRVDDTFAERAREADGGVLVAGENYGQGSSREHAAMCPMYLGIEAVLAQSFARIHRANLFNFGIVPLTIDEDTYADIDQGDEVEIVDDVYDAVTSGQEEFTVRVNGDEEYTATLDASERERDILAAGGKLAWTKEQAEGGSGAAPADD comes from the coding sequence ATGGGACAGACTCTCACCGAGAAGATTCTCGACGACCACCTCGTCGAGGGCGAACTCGAGACCGGCGAGGAGATCGGGATCGAGATCGACCAAGTGCTCACACAGGACACGACCGGGACGATGGTCTGGCTCCAGTTCGAAGCCATGGGACTGGACGAGGTCCAGACCGAGATCGCCGCTCAGTACTGTGACCACCAGACGTACCAGTTCGACTTTAAGAATACTGACGACCACCGTTTCCTCCGCTCTGCGGCCGGTACCTACGGCGCATATTTCTCTCGCCCCGGTAACGGCATCTGCCACAACGTCCACCGCGAGAACTTCGCGGCCCCCGGCAAGACGCTGCTGGGTTCGGACAGCCACACGCCCACGCCCGGCGGTCTCGGCGAACTCGCCATCGGATCCGGCGGGATCGACGTCACCGTCGCCATGGGCGGCGCACCGTACTACATCGAGATGCCCGAAGTCGTCAACGTCCGCCTCGAGGGCGAACTCCCCGAGTGGGCCACCGCGAAGGACGTCATCCTCGAGTTGCTCCGTCGTCTCTCCGTGAAAGGCGGCGTCGGCAAAATCCTCGAGTACACCGGTCCGGGCGTCGAGACCCTGACCGCTCCCGAGCGGATGACCATCACCAACATGGGGACGGAACTCGGCGCAACGACGTCGATCTTCCCGACCGACGAGCAGACCGAGGACTACCTCCAGCGCGTCGGCCGCGGCGACGAGTACGAGGAGCTCCAGCCCGACGACGACGCCGAGTACGACGACGAGATCGTCGTCGACCTTTCGGACCTCGAGCCGCTGATCGCACAGCCCTCGATGCCCGACAAGGTCGTTCCCGTCAGCGAAGTCGAAGGCGAGTCCGTCGAGCAGGTCATCGTCGGCTCCTGTACGAACGGCGGCTACGAGGACATCCTCCCCGTCGCCAAAATGCTCGAGGGTCGCGAGACCTCGATGGAGACCGAGACGATCGTCGCACCCGGCTCCAAGCAGGCCTCCGAGATGCTCGCCCGTGAGGGCTGGGTCGCGGAGATGATGGCCGCCGGCGTCAACTTCTCTGAGGCGACGTGTGGTGCCTGTATCGGCATCGGTCACGTCCCCTCCTCGGACTCCGTCTCGCTGCGAACCTTCAACCGCAACTTCGAAGGTCGTTCGGGTATCGAAGACGACAACGTCTACCTCTGCTCGCCGGAGGTCGCCGCCGCTGCGTCGCTCAAAGGCGAAATCGTCGATCCGCGCAACCTTGCCGACGAACTCGGCGACCTCGAGGCCCCCGGCGTCGAGCTCCCCGACGAGTACGACGGCTCCAAGACGGACCTCATCAGTCCCAACGAAGCTGTCGACGACGAACTCATCAAGGGTCCGAACATCGGCGACGTCCCGCTGAAGGACCAGCTCGACTCCGACATCGCGGGTGAGGCCCTCCTGAAGATGGAGGACAACATCACGACCGACCACATCATCCCGGCGACCCAGGACATCCTGATGTACCGGTCGAACATCGACAAGCTCTCCGAGTTTACCCTCTCGCGCGTCGACGACACGTTCGCCGAGCGCGCTCGAGAGGCCGACGGCGGCGTCCTCGTCGCCGGCGAGAACTACGGTCAGGGCTCCTCGCGAGAGCACGCCGCGATGTGTCCGATGTACCTCGGTATCGAGGCCGTCCTCGCACAGAGCTTCGCCCGGATCCACCGCGCGAACCTCTTCAACTTCGGTATCGTCCCGCTGACGATCGACGAGGACACCTACGCCGACATCGACCAGGGCGACGAGGTCGAGATCGTCGACGACGTCTACGACGCCGTCACCTCCGGTCAGGAGGAGTTCACGGTCCGCGTCAACGGCGACGAGGAGTACACCGCTACCCTCGACGCCTCCGAGCGCGAACGCGACATCCTCGCGGCCGGCGGCAAGCTCGCCTGGACGAAAGAACAGGCCGAGGGCGGCAGCGGCGCCGCGCCCGCCGACGACTGA
- a CDS encoding deoxyuridine 5'-triphosphate nucleotidohydrolase: MFRSGTFVAEHVSPTAADQIQPNGVDLTLDVVFEQLEPGRIGRDGKQVGDRVARPLEELEQKDPDTYYLPEGAYVARYGERIEIPEGHIGFVYPRSSLMRNSCMLNTAVWDAGYEGRGEGLLQVHHDVEIERGARIAQLVLAEADHEGVYDGSYQGEGLE; encoded by the coding sequence ATGTTCCGCTCCGGTACGTTCGTCGCCGAGCACGTCTCGCCGACGGCCGCCGATCAGATCCAGCCCAACGGCGTCGACCTCACGCTGGACGTCGTCTTCGAACAGCTCGAGCCGGGTCGAATCGGCCGGGATGGCAAGCAAGTCGGCGATCGCGTCGCCCGTCCCCTCGAGGAACTCGAGCAGAAGGATCCCGACACCTACTACCTGCCGGAGGGCGCGTACGTCGCCCGCTATGGCGAGCGGATCGAAATTCCGGAGGGCCACATCGGCTTCGTCTATCCTCGCTCGTCGCTGATGCGTAACTCCTGTATGCTGAACACGGCCGTCTGGGACGCCGGCTACGAGGGCCGCGGCGAGGGCCTGTTACAGGTCCACCACGACGTCGAGATCGAACGCGGCGCCCGGATCGCCCAGCTGGTCCTCGCGGAAGCCGACCACGAGGGCGTCTACGACGGGAGTTATCAGGGCGAAGGCCTCGAGTGA
- a CDS encoding metal-dependent hydrolase: MMATTHVFAGLAAVAPVAYLLPELATPLAVGAILGGLAPDFDLVFDHRRTFHFPVAGAAVAVLAVAVAVAVPGSLTAALAAFAVAAWLHAVSDAAGSGPEMDPWNHRHDRAVYDHVRGRWLRPRRWIRYDGAPEDAALATILAIPALAVFDGPITVIVLVGVVLSIVYALLRRRLVAWLPDWLE, encoded by the coding sequence ATGATGGCGACGACGCACGTGTTCGCGGGGCTCGCCGCCGTCGCCCCGGTCGCCTACCTGCTGCCGGAGCTGGCGACGCCGCTGGCCGTCGGGGCGATACTCGGCGGGCTCGCCCCCGATTTCGACCTCGTTTTCGACCACCGACGGACGTTTCACTTCCCGGTGGCGGGCGCCGCGGTCGCCGTTCTCGCGGTCGCCGTCGCCGTCGCCGTCCCCGGCTCGCTCACGGCCGCGCTCGCTGCCTTCGCCGTCGCCGCGTGGCTCCACGCGGTCAGTGACGCCGCCGGCAGCGGTCCCGAGATGGACCCGTGGAACCACCGACACGACCGGGCCGTCTACGACCACGTCCGCGGCCGGTGGCTCCGACCGCGGCGCTGGATCCGGTACGACGGCGCCCCAGAGGACGCTGCGCTCGCCACTATCCTCGCAATTCCTGCGCTGGCGGTCTTCGACGGGCCGATCACTGTCATCGTTCTCGTCGGCGTCGTCCTCTCGATCGTCTACGCGCTCCTCCGGCGACGGCTGGTCGCGTGGCTCCCCGACTGGCTCGAGTGA
- a CDS encoding copper resistance protein CopD, with protein MVDAFLAQTIHLIFAGIWAGSVFYVAFVVLPLARDGAFNTTKPLEAISGKLTTISRVSALVLLLSGGHLAGQRYTTARLFETTNGHLVLGMVVLWALLAGLVEIGAKRLETGLNGKKLREPAANALPVYRAGAVVAVGLLVVGGAITSNAAALL; from the coding sequence ATGGTTGATGCGTTCCTCGCCCAGACAATTCACCTGATCTTCGCCGGGATCTGGGCCGGCAGCGTCTTTTACGTCGCGTTCGTCGTGTTGCCCCTTGCGCGGGACGGCGCGTTCAACACGACCAAGCCCCTCGAGGCGATCTCCGGGAAACTGACCACTATCTCGCGCGTGAGCGCCCTCGTTTTGCTGCTCTCCGGCGGCCACCTCGCCGGCCAGCGCTACACGACGGCACGGCTCTTCGAGACGACCAACGGTCACCTGGTGCTCGGAATGGTGGTCCTCTGGGCGCTTCTGGCCGGTCTCGTCGAGATCGGAGCGAAGCGACTCGAGACGGGACTCAACGGGAAGAAACTCCGCGAGCCGGCGGCCAACGCGCTTCCCGTATACCGGGCGGGGGCGGTCGTCGCCGTCGGATTGCTCGTCGTCGGCGGCGCGATCACGTCCAACGCCGCGGCGCTTCTCTGA
- the gnd gene encoding phosphogluconate dehydrogenase (NAD(+)-dependent, decarboxylating), with translation MQLGVIGLGRMGQIVVDRSLEAGHDVVAFDLDAEAVATAADAGAEPAESIADLTDRLGEEKRIWLMVPAGEAVDATLEELESHLDGDDVVVDGGNSYFEDSVRRAESCPAAYLDCGTSGGPAGAELGFSLMIGGPEWAYDELTPVFDAVATGPDGHEHMGPAGSGHYVKMIHNGVEYALMQTYGEGFELLHEGRYDLDLESVASVWNNGAVIRSWLLELCEEAFREEGNSLGTVADRVEGGSTGTWTVQEALEQEVPLPLIYTALSERFGSRADDGRFSRRLANRLRYGFGRHEVPRRE, from the coding sequence ATGCAACTGGGCGTAATCGGACTCGGACGCATGGGACAGATCGTCGTCGACCGCAGCCTCGAGGCCGGCCACGACGTCGTCGCCTTCGACCTCGACGCAGAGGCCGTCGCGACGGCCGCCGACGCCGGCGCCGAGCCGGCGGAGTCGATCGCCGACCTCACCGACCGACTCGGCGAGGAGAAGCGCATCTGGCTGATGGTGCCCGCCGGGGAGGCCGTCGACGCGACCCTCGAGGAACTCGAGAGCCACCTCGACGGCGACGACGTCGTTGTCGACGGCGGCAACTCCTACTTCGAGGACTCCGTGCGCCGCGCGGAGTCCTGTCCCGCGGCGTATCTGGACTGTGGCACCTCCGGCGGCCCCGCGGGCGCGGAACTTGGCTTCTCGCTGATGATCGGCGGCCCCGAGTGGGCCTACGACGAACTGACGCCCGTCTTCGACGCGGTCGCGACCGGGCCCGACGGCCACGAGCACATGGGACCCGCCGGCTCGGGTCACTACGTGAAGATGATCCACAACGGCGTCGAGTACGCCCTAATGCAGACGTACGGCGAGGGCTTCGAGTTGCTCCACGAGGGCCGCTACGATCTGGACCTCGAGTCGGTCGCGTCGGTCTGGAACAACGGCGCCGTCATCCGGTCGTGGCTGCTCGAGCTCTGCGAAGAAGCGTTCCGCGAAGAGGGCAATAGCCTCGGAACCGTCGCCGACCGCGTCGAAGGCGGCTCGACCGGCACCTGGACCGTCCAGGAGGCCTTAGAACAGGAGGTGCCGCTTCCCCTGATCTACACGGCGCTCTCCGAACGGTTCGGGTCGCGGGCCGACGACGGTCGCTTCTCGCGGCGCCTCGCGAACCGGCTCCGGTACGGGTTCGGCCGCCACGAGGTCCCGCGACGCGAGTAA
- a CDS encoding HalOD1 output domain-containing protein produces the protein MNSQNPTAVPAADEDLSMAVIELVADASGIDPVELDPLYNVIDPEVIDTLSSSSGFSSLEFEYAGHTVVVDGTGKEIEISLEPVTIGSDRSSGVSGPSL, from the coding sequence ATGAACTCTCAGAACCCGACAGCGGTTCCGGCAGCAGACGAAGATCTGAGTATGGCCGTCATCGAACTCGTCGCCGACGCCTCCGGAATCGATCCGGTCGAACTCGATCCGCTCTACAACGTTATCGATCCCGAAGTCATCGACACTCTCTCCTCAAGTTCCGGATTCTCGTCCCTCGAGTTCGAGTACGCCGGTCACACCGTCGTCGTCGATGGCACGGGCAAGGAAATCGAAATCTCGCTCGAACCCGTCACGATCGGCTCCGATCGATCCTCCGGCGTTTCCGGTCCCTCCCTGTAG
- a CDS encoding HNH endonuclease: MGEDKLNITVRFFDGAGNYTAVLEECCHYVLTEEPALPALLEWVKANTRATSDEGITDRLRFLERIGLLVLEEERVRLTDRGVRWVAESDPEILFEALVENVHGFETLLEALLDGPKTDAELGAAIAADHSEVEWTDPSGPAQHRGWLQSLGYVERSDDLNSLTESGERLARRVASGLPALERGTEYSQSELEAAFDTSFGSYIKGINPRTDGDGDLAYIILKAREDGPYGDDLEGERFTYIGEGVPSKGDQHLTPANGALVDHAEGAVVPVYFFYQPADADRLRYEGLVDVVDAEYVADADGDRLVYRFTLERLEIDDPAEFAALADSVVGDGTETGSVSTETDAGGGGNADEPALTADDEAFTATQRRVRSSAFAKRVTTAYDRRCAICGASRESPAGTVDIEAAHIYPKKENGRDTVRNGLALCRLHHWAFDVGWLAVTDDYRVLVADRPDLEGYEEFARLEGEELTLPDETEHRPHATFLAAHRERHGFEST, from the coding sequence ATGGGTGAAGACAAACTGAACATCACCGTTCGGTTCTTCGACGGTGCGGGGAACTACACGGCCGTCCTCGAGGAGTGCTGTCACTACGTGCTCACCGAGGAGCCGGCGCTGCCGGCGCTGCTCGAGTGGGTAAAAGCCAACACGCGGGCGACCAGCGACGAGGGAATCACCGACCGACTGCGGTTTCTCGAACGGATCGGGTTGCTTGTACTCGAGGAAGAACGGGTCCGACTCACCGACCGGGGCGTCCGGTGGGTCGCGGAGTCGGACCCCGAGATCCTGTTCGAGGCGCTCGTCGAGAACGTCCACGGGTTCGAGACGCTCCTCGAGGCGCTGCTCGACGGGCCGAAGACGGATGCCGAACTCGGCGCGGCGATCGCAGCCGACCATTCGGAGGTCGAGTGGACCGACCCCTCCGGTCCCGCACAGCACCGTGGCTGGCTGCAGAGTCTTGGCTACGTCGAGCGATCGGACGACCTGAACTCGCTGACCGAAAGCGGCGAGCGACTGGCGAGACGGGTCGCGTCCGGGCTTCCGGCGCTCGAGCGCGGAACCGAGTACTCGCAGTCGGAACTCGAGGCGGCGTTCGACACGAGTTTCGGCTCCTACATCAAGGGGATCAACCCGCGGACGGACGGCGACGGAGACCTGGCGTACATCATCCTGAAGGCTCGCGAGGACGGCCCGTACGGGGACGACCTCGAGGGCGAGCGGTTCACCTACATCGGGGAGGGCGTCCCCTCAAAAGGTGACCAGCACTTGACGCCCGCGAACGGGGCCCTGGTCGACCACGCCGAAGGGGCCGTCGTGCCGGTTTACTTCTTCTACCAGCCGGCGGACGCGGACCGGCTCCGGTATGAGGGGTTGGTCGACGTCGTCGACGCCGAGTATGTGGCCGACGCCGACGGCGATCGACTGGTCTACCGGTTCACGCTGGAACGACTCGAAATCGACGACCCGGCCGAATTCGCAGCGCTCGCCGACTCGGTGGTCGGCGACGGCACCGAAACCGGTAGCGTGTCGACCGAAACCGACGCCGGCGGTGGAGGAAATGCAGACGAACCCGCGCTCACGGCCGACGATGAGGCGTTCACCGCGACGCAGCGGCGCGTCCGCTCGAGCGCCTTCGCGAAACGAGTTACAACCGCCTACGACCGGCGCTGTGCGATCTGCGGCGCGTCCCGCGAGTCGCCCGCCGGAACCGTCGACATCGAAGCCGCCCACATCTACCCGAAGAAGGAGAACGGACGCGATACCGTCCGGAACGGCCTCGCGCTCTGCCGGCTTCACCACTGGGCGTTCGACGTCGGGTGGCTCGCGGTGACCGACGACTACCGCGTGTTGGTCGCCGACCGTCCCGACCTCGAGGGGTACGAGGAGTTCGCGCGACTCGAGGGCGAGGAACTAACGCTCCCCGACGAAACGGAGCATCGGCCGCACGCGACGTTCTTGGCCGCCCATCGAGAGCGACACGGATTCGAATCGACGTAG
- a CDS encoding thiol-disulfide oxidoreductase DCC family protein: MLEPTLVYDDDCGFCTWWADYFDERTDLRIVGFSDLPDHPELRERLPEYYEECSHLVTETRVYSCGASIEEALRRYDSGGPVDETLGFLRNFEDYARIREWGYRQVADNRDKWGQLLSKTPPARQQSDDER, encoded by the coding sequence ATGCTCGAGCCGACCCTCGTCTACGACGACGACTGTGGCTTCTGTACCTGGTGGGCCGACTACTTCGACGAGCGGACGGACCTCCGCATCGTGGGCTTTAGCGACCTGCCGGACCACCCCGAACTCCGCGAGCGGTTGCCCGAGTACTACGAGGAGTGCTCCCATCTCGTGACCGAAACCCGCGTCTACTCCTGCGGGGCGTCGATCGAGGAGGCGCTGCGCCGGTACGACAGCGGCGGCCCCGTCGACGAGACCCTCGGATTCCTTCGGAACTTCGAGGACTACGCGCGGATCCGCGAATGGGGCTACCGGCAGGTGGCGGACAACCGCGACAAGTGGGGCCAGTTACTGTCGAAAACGCCGCCGGCGCGCCAGCAGTCGGACGACGAGCGGTAA
- a CDS encoding lipase maturation factor family protein: MFHGEEFWLVRFLFQRGLALLYLLAFLVAAFQFRPLAGEDGLLPLEWYAEGADFRERPSLFYFVPSDRAIAVVAWAGVVLSALALVGLPYWLPEPYPTPVSMVLWAIVWLLYQSFVNAGQTFYGYGWESMLLETGFLAIFIGAGAVAPPFVILLLLQWVLFRNMFGAGLIKLRGDDCWRDLSSMDYHYETQPIPNPLSWFSHHLPDRFHRFETFGNHVVELLIPFLYFAPQPASSLAGAATIGFMGWLMLTGNFAWLNALTIVLAIATFSDGALEWALPVTAPETVATPLYLEGAAILVAITVIAMSIRPIENMLSESQTMNTAYDPLHLVNTYGAFGSVTRDRYEIVIEGTSDEEITEETEWEPYRFKGKPTDLERRPPQIAPYHLRLDWQLWFAAMAPSPRRHPWFHRLLAKLLEEDGETRTLLAADPFAGRKESPTHIRAVRYRYRFTTPEERDETGRWWERERVGTYVAPASLEELRLRGPGL, encoded by the coding sequence ATGTTCCACGGCGAGGAGTTCTGGCTCGTTCGCTTCCTCTTCCAGCGAGGGCTGGCGTTGCTGTATCTGCTGGCGTTTCTCGTCGCCGCGTTCCAGTTCCGACCGCTTGCCGGCGAGGACGGTCTGTTACCACTCGAGTGGTACGCCGAGGGCGCCGACTTCCGGGAGCGGCCGAGTCTCTTCTACTTCGTCCCAAGCGATCGGGCGATCGCCGTCGTCGCGTGGGCCGGCGTCGTCCTCTCGGCGCTGGCGCTGGTCGGGTTGCCATACTGGCTGCCAGAGCCGTACCCGACGCCGGTCTCGATGGTGCTCTGGGCTATCGTGTGGCTGCTCTACCAATCGTTCGTCAACGCCGGGCAGACCTTCTACGGCTACGGCTGGGAGTCGATGCTGCTCGAGACGGGCTTTCTCGCGATCTTCATCGGCGCCGGAGCAGTGGCACCGCCGTTCGTCATCCTTCTGCTCCTGCAGTGGGTGCTCTTCCGCAACATGTTCGGCGCGGGGCTGATCAAACTCCGCGGGGACGACTGCTGGCGCGACCTCTCCAGCATGGACTACCACTACGAGACCCAGCCGATTCCGAACCCGCTGAGCTGGTTCTCCCACCACCTCCCGGATCGGTTCCACCGGTTCGAGACGTTCGGGAATCACGTCGTCGAACTGCTGATTCCGTTCCTCTACTTCGCGCCCCAGCCGGCCTCGTCGCTGGCCGGTGCGGCGACGATCGGCTTCATGGGCTGGCTGATGCTCACCGGCAACTTCGCGTGGCTGAACGCGCTGACGATCGTGCTGGCGATCGCGACGTTCAGCGACGGCGCCCTCGAGTGGGCGCTGCCCGTGACGGCGCCCGAGACCGTCGCGACGCCGCTCTACCTCGAGGGCGCGGCGATCCTGGTCGCGATCACCGTGATCGCGATGAGCATCCGGCCGATCGAGAACATGCTCTCGGAGAGCCAGACGATGAACACGGCCTACGATCCGCTCCACCTCGTCAACACCTACGGCGCGTTCGGCTCGGTCACGCGAGATCGCTACGAGATCGTCATCGAGGGCACCAGCGACGAGGAAATAACTGAGGAGACTGAGTGGGAGCCTTACCGATTCAAGGGGAAGCCGACCGACCTCGAGCGGCGGCCGCCCCAGATCGCGCCCTACCACCTCCGGCTGGACTGGCAGCTGTGGTTCGCTGCCATGGCGCCCTCGCCGCGTCGCCACCCGTGGTTCCACCGGTTGCTGGCGAAACTGCTCGAGGAGGACGGCGAAACGCGGACGTTACTGGCCGCGGACCCCTTCGCCGGGCGCAAGGAGTCGCCGACGCATATTCGCGCGGTCCGGTACCGGTATCGGTTCACGACGCCCGAGGAGCGCGACGAGACCGGCCGGTGGTGGGAACGCGAGCGCGTCGGCACCTACGTCGCGCCCGCGTCGCTCGAGGAACTGCGGCTCCGCGGGCCGGGGCTGTGA